One part of the Mariniflexile litorale genome encodes these proteins:
- a CDS encoding universal stress protein, translating to MKNILVPVGASENALSNLQYAVDFAQAFGAKLYVVQVYNVYTKAGTMIKIDHILEEDTLNYLNDLVSKVDTKNVELVVRALKGKFIDTIELVCKAAEIDLILIEPRIYSEDDNLFLGKTSGKIVKQTVMPTLIIPEGYVFKPIETILMAVKSAVIKKENVLVPLKAVKDNFKAVVNLLLVKTPYYNEGDFDMNEELSSLVTDTIYSDNPTTYYGVLEHYKLHNPDMLCVVRRKRGFFMKKWEKNQIYKKDFNSSLPVLVLSELK from the coding sequence ATGAAAAATATTTTAGTACCTGTTGGAGCTTCAGAAAACGCATTAAGCAATTTACAATATGCTGTAGATTTTGCTCAAGCTTTTGGAGCGAAACTTTATGTAGTTCAAGTATATAATGTGTATACGAAAGCAGGCACGATGATAAAAATTGATCATATTTTAGAAGAAGATACGCTTAATTATTTAAACGATTTGGTTTCTAAAGTTGATACCAAAAATGTTGAACTTGTTGTAAGAGCCCTTAAAGGAAAGTTTATTGACACCATAGAGTTGGTTTGCAAAGCAGCAGAAATTGATTTAATTTTAATTGAACCAAGAATTTATTCTGAAGATGACAATTTGTTTTTAGGAAAAACCTCTGGTAAAATTGTTAAACAGACTGTTATGCCTACTTTAATAATTCCTGAAGGTTATGTTTTTAAACCTATCGAAACTATTTTAATGGCTGTAAAGTCGGCTGTAATTAAAAAAGAAAATGTACTAGTGCCGCTTAAAGCTGTAAAAGATAATTTTAAAGCGGTAGTAAACTTACTTCTAGTTAAAACACCTTATTATAATGAAGGTGATTTTGATATGAATGAAGAACTATCTAGTTTAGTGACAGATACTATTTATTCTGATAATCCAACAACCTACTATGGAGTTTTAGAGCATTACAAATTACATAATCCAGATATGCTTTGTGTAGTAAGACGAAAAAGAGGGTTTTTCATGAAGAAATGGGAGAAAAACCAAATTTATAAAAAAGATTTTAACAGTAGCTTACCTGTTTTAGTATTAAGCGAATTAAAATAA
- a CDS encoding uracil-DNA glycosylase family protein has protein sequence MQDLLLNIRQCSICEKHLPLGPRPIVTAHPHAKIVIIGQAPGIKVHNTGIPWNDASGNRLRDWLNVTEEVFYDETKIAIIPMGFCYPGKGKTGDLPPRPECAPQWHKPLLEHLTNVELVILIGMYAQNYYLGKQAKKTLTETVANFKDYLPKYLPLPHPSPRNRFWLTKNPWFEVEVLPELRSRVEKLL, from the coding sequence ATGCAAGACTTGTTACTAAATATAAGACAATGTTCCATCTGCGAAAAACACTTGCCTTTAGGTCCGAGACCCATTGTGACTGCACATCCCCATGCTAAAATTGTTATCATTGGGCAAGCGCCGGGAATTAAAGTGCATAACACTGGTATTCCTTGGAACGACGCTAGTGGGAATCGCTTACGTGATTGGCTAAACGTGACAGAAGAAGTGTTTTACGACGAAACCAAAATAGCCATCATACCTATGGGGTTTTGTTATCCTGGAAAAGGAAAAACGGGTGATTTACCACCGCGACCCGAATGTGCCCCACAATGGCATAAACCTTTGTTAGAACACTTAACAAATGTGGAATTGGTTATTTTAATTGGCATGTACGCACAAAACTATTATTTAGGAAAACAAGCAAAGAAAACACTAACCGAAACAGTTGCTAATTTTAAAGACTATTTGCCAAAGTATTTGCCATTGCCACATCCATCACCACGCAATCGGTTTTGGTTGACGAAGAATCCTTGGTTTGAGGTTGAGGTGTTGCCGGAGTTAAGGAGTAGAGTTGAAAAGTTATTATAA
- a CDS encoding dipeptide epimerase has product MEIILRSFNLKLKHTFSISRQSYNEQPTLIVELKSSGFSGFGEATSNPYYHVTVQKMMDDLIALQSIIEIATQSTPEEFWKQMHPHLKQNMFALCALDQAYNDLYARKQGKKLYELWGYDVSNNPLTNYTIGIDSIEKMISKMKELSWPIYKIKLGTKEDIKIVTELRKHTNAIFRIDANGGWTVHETIKNAKVLRELGVEFLEQPLKADDWEGHKEVYQKSVLPVIADESCQVEADVAKCYNHFHGINVKLVKCGGLTPARRMLVHAKELHMKTMVGCMTESSVGISAIAHLLPLLDYVDMDGILLLDKDIATGITLKNGITTYGNLNGTGAALI; this is encoded by the coding sequence ATGGAAATTATTTTAAGGTCGTTCAATTTAAAATTAAAACATACATTTTCAATTTCTAGGCAATCGTACAATGAGCAACCCACATTAATTGTAGAATTAAAATCAAGTGGTTTTTCAGGTTTTGGGGAAGCAACTTCCAATCCATATTACCATGTTACTGTTCAAAAAATGATGGACGATTTAATAGCTTTACAATCCATAATTGAAATCGCAACGCAATCCACACCCGAAGAATTCTGGAAACAGATGCATCCGCATTTAAAACAAAACATGTTTGCTTTATGTGCATTAGACCAAGCTTACAACGATTTATACGCTCGAAAACAAGGCAAAAAACTATATGAACTTTGGGGTTATGATGTTTCAAACAACCCGTTAACAAACTATACCATTGGTATCGATTCTATTGAGAAAATGATTTCTAAAATGAAGGAGTTGTCATGGCCTATTTATAAAATTAAGTTAGGCACTAAAGAGGATATTAAAATTGTTACCGAATTGCGAAAACACACAAACGCCATTTTTAGAATTGATGCCAATGGCGGTTGGACGGTTCATGAAACCATTAAAAATGCCAAAGTCTTAAGAGAACTTGGGGTTGAATTTTTAGAACAACCTTTAAAAGCCGATGATTGGGAAGGGCATAAAGAAGTGTATCAAAAATCAGTACTACCAGTTATCGCTGATGAAAGTTGTCAAGTAGAAGCCGATGTTGCTAAATGTTACAATCACTTTCATGGCATAAACGTAAAATTAGTAAAATGTGGTGGCTTAACACCTGCAAGACGCATGTTAGTTCACGCTAAAGAGCTGCACATGAAAACGATGGTGGGGTGTATGACGGAATCTTCGGTGGGTATTTCGGCAATCGCACATTTACTTCCCCTTCTAGATTATGTAGACATGGACGGGATCTTACTTTTAGATAAGGATATAGCAACAGGTATTACGCTAAAAAACGGTATTACAACTTATGGTAATTTAAATGGAACGGGTGCTGCATTAATTTAG
- a CDS encoding 2OG-Fe(II) oxygenase, whose translation MSHLFEAIDFVENDLYEQIISDIGKQQFSIIENFFSDEEVNILRQSLLEKYEEDAFKKAAIGNRVNEIIVKSIRGDVILWMEEAKADTSELLFFNKINELVSYLNRTCFMGILHKEFHYAIYPKNTYYKRHIDTFQNDDRRKLSFVCYLNEDGWLPENGGELVLYLNENDKEVENVIYPFPGRVVIFESQIIEHEVKPVNTERLSITGWLKTR comes from the coding sequence ATGAGTCATCTTTTTGAGGCTATTGATTTTGTTGAGAATGACCTTTATGAGCAGATAATTTCTGATATAGGGAAACAGCAATTTAGTATTATAGAAAACTTTTTTTCAGATGAAGAAGTTAACATTTTAAGACAATCGCTTTTAGAAAAGTATGAAGAGGACGCTTTTAAGAAAGCTGCTATAGGTAATAGAGTGAACGAAATCATTGTGAAATCTATTAGAGGCGATGTTATTTTGTGGATGGAGGAAGCTAAAGCAGATACAAGTGAATTGTTGTTCTTTAATAAGATAAATGAATTGGTTAGCTATTTAAATAGAACATGCTTTATGGGTATTTTACATAAAGAGTTTCATTATGCTATTTATCCAAAAAATACTTATTACAAAAGACACATTGATACATTTCAAAATGATGACAGACGCAAATTATCGTTTGTTTGTTATTTGAATGAAGATGGTTGGTTACCTGAAAACGGTGGCGAGTTGGTGTTGTATTTAAATGAAAATGACAAGGAAGTTGAAAATGTTATTTATCCATTTCCCGGGCGTGTGGTTATTTTTGAAAGCCAGATTATTGAACACGAAGTAAAACCCGTAAATACGGAACGTTTAAGTATAACAGGTTGGTTAAAAACACGTTAG
- a CDS encoding 6-carboxytetrahydropterin synthase, with translation MSFIRITKLFSFETGHALYGYDGKCKNVHGHSYKLSVTVIGKPISDSKNVKYGMVIDFGDLKKIVKEDIVNVFDHATVFNKNTPHVELAKELEDRGHNVLLVDYQPTSEMMVIDFAKKIKRRLPENIELHSLKLQETESSFAQWFAYDNN, from the coding sequence ATGAGTTTTATTCGCATCACAAAACTATTCTCTTTCGAAACCGGTCACGCCCTTTACGGATACGATGGCAAGTGCAAAAATGTACATGGTCACAGTTATAAACTCTCTGTAACCGTTATTGGCAAACCTATTTCCGATAGTAAAAACGTGAAATACGGTATGGTTATAGACTTTGGCGACTTAAAAAAAATAGTGAAAGAAGATATTGTAAATGTATTCGACCATGCCACCGTTTTCAACAAAAACACACCACATGTGGAACTTGCCAAAGAACTTGAAGACAGAGGTCATAATGTTTTGCTTGTCGATTACCAACCCACCAGCGAAATGATGGTAATTGATTTTGCAAAAAAAATAAAGCGTCGTTTACCAGAAAACATCGAGTTGCATTCTCTAAAACTTCAGGAAACCGAAAGTTCGTTTGCCCAATGGTTTGCTTACGATAATAATTAG
- a CDS encoding MFS transporter: MAKTDPYAALRFKEFNIFLLVRFVLVFGWSMQFIVIEWEVYSLTKDPLSLGIIGLMEIIPAFTMALFAGHIVDQKEKRNLLALCIAAFSIISFGLFLLTWPKIVGDWSTQTILFSIYALVFFGGFLRSFFGPTIFSLVALIVPKKAYPNAATWNSSTWQMASVLGPAFGGFFIGWIGVHWSLCIIFGLIILSFFILLQIKRKPILNPKIGEPVIESLKEGVRFVFKTKAVLGAMTLDMVAVLFGGAIALLPIFAQDILKVGSEGFGVLRAAPAVGAFITMLITAYIPISKNAGMKLLAAIFGFGVCIIVFGLSTIFWVSVMALFFSGVTDGVSMVVRQTILQLKTPDHMRGRVSSVNSMFVGSSNELGAFESGVTAKLMGAVTAVVFGGTMTLITVVTTGIVSPSFRKLDLTKDLEDHNKD, from the coding sequence ATGGCAAAAACAGACCCATATGCAGCCCTACGCTTTAAGGAATTCAACATTTTTCTATTAGTACGTTTTGTACTTGTTTTTGGCTGGTCTATGCAATTTATTGTGATAGAGTGGGAAGTGTATAGTTTAACAAAAGATCCGCTTTCATTAGGTATTATTGGACTTATGGAAATTATTCCAGCTTTTACCATGGCATTATTTGCAGGACATATTGTAGATCAAAAAGAAAAACGTAATCTATTAGCACTTTGCATTGCAGCTTTTTCTATAATTAGCTTTGGGTTATTTTTATTAACATGGCCTAAAATTGTTGGAGATTGGTCTACACAAACCATTCTATTTAGTATTTATGCTTTGGTGTTTTTTGGTGGTTTTTTACGTTCGTTTTTTGGACCCACCATATTCTCGTTAGTAGCATTAATTGTGCCCAAAAAAGCATATCCCAATGCGGCTACTTGGAACAGTTCTACTTGGCAAATGGCATCGGTTTTAGGACCTGCCTTTGGTGGGTTTTTTATTGGTTGGATTGGAGTGCATTGGTCGCTTTGCATTATTTTCGGGTTGATAATTTTGTCCTTTTTTATTTTATTACAGATAAAACGAAAACCTATTTTAAATCCTAAAATAGGAGAGCCTGTTATAGAAAGTTTGAAAGAAGGTGTGCGGTTTGTATTTAAAACTAAGGCAGTTTTGGGGGCTATGACTCTCGATATGGTTGCAGTATTATTTGGAGGTGCCATTGCGCTTTTACCCATATTTGCACAAGATATTTTAAAAGTAGGAAGTGAAGGTTTTGGTGTGTTGCGAGCAGCACCTGCTGTAGGCGCATTTATAACGATGTTAATTACGGCTTATATTCCTATTAGTAAAAATGCGGGTATGAAATTGTTAGCTGCTATTTTTGGTTTTGGCGTTTGTATTATTGTATTTGGATTGTCTACAATATTTTGGGTTTCGGTAATGGCCTTGTTTTTTAGTGGGGTTACCGATGGGGTTTCTATGGTGGTACGTCAAACCATTTTACAACTTAAAACACCCGATCATATGCGTGGGCGTGTATCATCTGTAAACTCAATGTTTGTGGGGTCTTCTAATGAGTTAGGTGCTTTTGAGAGTGGGGTTACTGCCAAGTTGATGGGAGCGGTAACTGCAGTGGTTTTTGGAGGTACGATGACTTTAATTACCGTTGTTACCACAGGTATTGTATCACCTTCATTTAGAAAATTAGATTTAACAAAGGATTTGGAGGATCATAATAAAGACTAA
- a CDS encoding OsmC family protein, protein MTNTITTTWLGNMKFESTNPSGHNLFIDAGPENDGLGEGYRPKALMLSALAGCSGLDVASLIKKMKLDVANFKIDIDANLTEEHPKFYDKVAMHFHFYGDNLSEKKLQKAVDLSVEKYCGVMEMFRQFAELTIETHFHNK, encoded by the coding sequence ATGACAAATACTATTACAACAACTTGGTTGGGTAACATGAAGTTTGAAAGTACCAATCCATCAGGACATAATTTATTTATTGATGCAGGACCAGAAAATGATGGTCTTGGTGAGGGATATCGACCCAAAGCATTGATGCTATCGGCTTTAGCAGGTTGTTCAGGTTTAGACGTGGCATCGCTAATTAAAAAAATGAAATTAGATGTTGCCAATTTTAAAATAGACATTGACGCAAACCTTACCGAAGAGCATCCTAAATTTTATGATAAAGTTGCCATGCATTTTCATTTTTATGGTGATAATTTAAGTGAAAAGAAACTTCAAAAAGCAGTCGATCTATCAGTTGAAAAATATTGTGGTGTTATGGAAATGTTTCGTCAGTTTGCTGAACTAACAATAGAAACGCATTTTCATAATAAATAA
- the recJ gene encoding single-stranded-DNA-specific exonuclease RecJ, with amino-acid sequence MRWTLKPKPESEKIEVLQKALQVDEVVATLLIQRGIETYEDAKTFFRPSLDDLHDPYLMKDMDKAVARIEKAMANQENILVYGDYDVDGTTAVALMSSYLKSKYNLVYTYIPNRYDEGYGISYKGINFALENNFTLIIALDCGIKSVDKVDYAKELGIDFIICDHHRPADTIPDAAAVLDPKREDCTYPYKELCGCGVGFKLIQALAQKEGKTTEDLMGYLDLVATAIGADIVPIDGENRVLAYFGLLVINTNPRPGIKAILNQVDKTELTITDVVFVVAPRINAAGRMEHGNFAVRLLTEEENDLAAKYAAEINDFNLERRETDKQITEEALKQIEEHKEQNRLTTVVYHPEWHKGVIGIVASRLTETYYRPTLVFTKSNDRLAASARSVKGFDVYNALEACSEHIEQFGGHKYAAGLTLLEENYEAFKQAFEDVVSKTIDRNLLTPEIKIDAKINLEDITPKFYRILSQFAPFGPNNMTPVFTTDNLVDTGYAKCVGEDKTHLRITVTQPQSKSLVAIGFSMGDKFDLVSNKKPFEAAYTIDENEWQGNVSLQLKLRDIKE; translated from the coding sequence ATGCGCTGGACATTAAAACCCAAACCTGAATCTGAAAAAATTGAAGTATTACAAAAAGCACTTCAAGTAGATGAAGTAGTGGCAACATTATTAATTCAACGTGGTATTGAGACTTATGAAGATGCGAAAACGTTTTTTAGACCAAGTCTAGACGATTTGCATGATCCGTATTTAATGAAAGATATGGATAAAGCGGTGGCTAGAATTGAAAAAGCCATGGCTAATCAAGAAAATATTTTAGTTTATGGCGATTATGATGTAGATGGCACTACCGCAGTAGCACTCATGTCGTCTTATTTAAAATCAAAATATAATTTAGTTTACACGTACATTCCTAATAGGTACGATGAAGGTTATGGTATTTCATACAAAGGAATCAATTTTGCTTTAGAAAATAATTTCACACTTATAATTGCTTTAGATTGTGGAATTAAGTCGGTGGATAAAGTCGATTACGCTAAAGAATTAGGAATTGATTTTATTATTTGTGACCATCACAGACCAGCCGATACCATTCCAGATGCAGCTGCGGTTTTAGATCCTAAAAGAGAAGATTGTACTTATCCATACAAAGAGCTATGTGGTTGTGGTGTAGGTTTTAAATTAATTCAAGCACTAGCCCAAAAAGAAGGGAAAACGACTGAAGATTTAATGGGTTATTTGGATTTGGTAGCTACAGCCATTGGTGCAGATATTGTACCTATTGATGGTGAAAACAGGGTGTTAGCATATTTTGGTTTGTTAGTTATAAACACGAATCCAAGACCAGGCATCAAAGCGATTCTAAACCAAGTTGATAAAACAGAATTGACGATTACCGATGTGGTTTTTGTAGTGGCACCTAGAATAAACGCTGCGGGACGTATGGAACATGGTAATTTTGCTGTAAGGTTGTTAACAGAAGAGGAAAACGATTTGGCTGCCAAATATGCTGCTGAAATTAATGATTTCAATCTTGAAAGAAGAGAAACAGATAAGCAAATCACAGAAGAAGCGCTGAAACAAATTGAAGAGCATAAAGAACAAAACCGCCTTACCACTGTGGTGTATCACCCCGAATGGCATAAAGGGGTTATTGGTATTGTGGCTTCTAGATTAACAGAAACCTATTACCGACCTACTTTGGTGTTTACTAAAAGTAACGATAGATTAGCTGCTTCGGCGCGTTCGGTAAAGGGCTTCGATGTATATAATGCGTTAGAAGCCTGTAGTGAACATATAGAACAATTTGGAGGTCATAAATATGCTGCGGGTTTAACACTTTTAGAAGAAAATTATGAAGCCTTTAAACAAGCTTTTGAAGATGTGGTTTCCAAAACAATCGATAGAAATCTTTTAACTCCCGAAATTAAAATTGATGCTAAAATAAATTTGGAGGACATTACTCCTAAATTTTATCGCATTTTAAGTCAATTTGCACCTTTTGGACCTAATAATATGACGCCTGTTTTTACGACAGATAATTTGGTTGATACAGGTTACGCAAAATGTGTAGGGGAAGATAAAACGCATTTAAGAATAACCGTTACTCAACCACAATCTAAAAGTTTGGTAGCTATAGGGTTTAGTATGGGAGATAAGTTTGATTTAGTTTCAAACAAAAAACCATTTGAAGCTGCTTATACTATTGATGAAAACGAATGGCAAGGAAATGTAAGTTTACAATTAAAGCTGCGAGATATTAAAGAATAG
- a CDS encoding NAD(P)/FAD-dependent oxidoreductase: MEETKHYDVFVIGTGIAGQTAAEVCVKNNLKVGIADNRAFGGTCAIRGCDPKKILLQFTELIHKSQLLIGDGVSKLPKIKWKEVQKFKSSFTDAIPLSTEKKLSNLGIEYYHQSPIFQNDNQVLVEGKLISANTFVIATGMIPRPLKITGNEFLGISDDILNLKKLPKTVTFIGSGYVGMEFACMMATMGSKVTMIEHGSKPLKQFDAFLVDKLVTHLETMGIRFIFNAEVTSVEKLKKNLKVNYLLDGKEKSIKSSKVFNTAGRVPSIELLELEKAHVKFDKSGVLVDDFLQSVSNPHIYACGDVSSKSLPLTPLSGLQGYVVGNNILKANSKKFDVPCIPSTVFTNPKLSSVGYSEEEAQKRFKNIKIYQGDASAWYNAKKENNPVYAYKILVNERTNVIVGAHLLSSEANETINVFSMAIQQKMTVLQFKKQMFTYPSYSSDLKSMLKDTD, translated from the coding sequence ATGGAAGAAACGAAACATTATGACGTTTTCGTCATCGGAACTGGAATTGCGGGTCAAACGGCTGCTGAGGTGTGTGTGAAAAATAATTTAAAAGTGGGAATTGCAGATAACAGAGCGTTTGGAGGTACTTGTGCCATACGAGGTTGTGATCCAAAAAAAATATTATTACAGTTTACGGAATTGATTCATAAAAGCCAACTTTTAATAGGTGATGGTGTTTCAAAGCTTCCAAAGATTAAATGGAAAGAGGTACAGAAATTTAAATCATCCTTTACTGATGCGATTCCTTTAAGTACTGAAAAAAAATTATCCAATTTGGGAATTGAATATTACCATCAATCTCCTATATTTCAGAATGACAATCAGGTTTTGGTAGAAGGTAAATTGATATCTGCCAATACATTTGTGATTGCAACAGGAATGATTCCAAGACCATTGAAAATAACAGGTAATGAGTTTCTTGGTATTAGCGATGATATTCTTAATCTAAAAAAATTACCAAAAACGGTAACGTTTATTGGCTCCGGTTATGTAGGTATGGAGTTTGCTTGTATGATGGCTACCATGGGAAGTAAAGTAACAATGATTGAACATGGTTCAAAACCGTTAAAACAATTTGATGCTTTTTTAGTGGATAAATTAGTTACCCACCTTGAAACTATGGGAATCAGATTTATATTCAATGCGGAAGTCACTTCGGTTGAAAAACTAAAAAAGAACTTAAAAGTTAACTATTTATTAGACGGAAAAGAGAAATCTATTAAATCAAGTAAAGTTTTTAATACCGCAGGAAGAGTGCCATCCATTGAACTGCTTGAGCTGGAAAAAGCCCATGTGAAATTTGATAAAAGTGGTGTTTTAGTTGATGATTTTTTACAAAGTGTCTCTAACCCTCATATCTATGCCTGTGGTGATGTAAGTAGCAAATCACTTCCTTTAACACCGCTGTCGGGTTTACAAGGTTATGTTGTGGGTAATAATATCCTCAAAGCGAATTCTAAAAAGTTTGATGTGCCTTGTATTCCATCAACGGTGTTTACAAATCCGAAGCTTTCAAGTGTTGGGTATTCCGAAGAAGAGGCTCAAAAACGCTTCAAAAATATAAAAATATACCAAGGAGATGCCAGTGCTTGGTATAATGCTAAGAAAGAAAACAATCCTGTATACGCCTATAAAATTCTGGTTAATGAACGAACAAATGTTATTGTTGGAGCACATTTGTTAAGTTCGGAGGCAAATGAAACTATCAATGTTTTTTCAATGGCTATTCAACAAAAAATGACCGTTTTACAATTTAAAAAGCAAATGTTTACATATCCTTCTTACAGTAGCGATTTAAAAAGTATGTTGAAGGATACAGACTAA
- a CDS encoding DUF262 domain-containing protein, whose translation MERVDYQSLIIQDLVNLDAKGELNKSPWYQRRSVWLPSQKSYLLNTIFEKKPIPALYLRHSIDLDKGISIKEVVDGQQRTRALLEFYDNKFTARHPEHQNKIKFSDLKNSQKESFLLTAIPVGFLLGATDSDVIDIFARINSVSKTLNSQEKRNANFSGEFKQLSVSEATARTEFWKEYKIFSANSIARMDEVQFTSDVIMNIAEPLSSYSAGKLTKYYEKHDDDFPKRDDVQKKLIRIFDTLVSIKPEVIRDTIFNRSPILFSLIISLDNIKKHSIEKIESGLIEIDLRFDSDIPVSKREKEDIDFYNACSATTQSLENRKTRVNYITKYIS comes from the coding sequence ATGGAAAGAGTAGACTATCAATCTTTGATAATTCAAGACTTAGTAAATTTAGATGCAAAAGGAGAATTAAATAAATCACCTTGGTATCAGAGAAGATCTGTATGGCTTCCAAGTCAAAAATCATATTTATTAAACACCATTTTTGAGAAAAAACCAATACCCGCACTCTATCTCAGGCATTCAATTGATTTAGATAAGGGTATCAGTATTAAGGAAGTGGTTGATGGACAACAACGAACTAGAGCTTTATTGGAATTTTACGACAACAAATTTACCGCAAGACATCCAGAACATCAAAATAAAATAAAATTTAGCGATTTAAAGAACAGCCAAAAAGAAAGTTTTCTATTGACCGCCATTCCAGTGGGCTTCTTATTGGGAGCAACTGACTCCGATGTAATAGACATTTTTGCAAGAATTAACTCGGTATCTAAAACTTTAAATTCACAGGAAAAGAGGAATGCTAATTTCAGTGGAGAATTTAAGCAGCTTTCAGTTAGCGAAGCTACAGCACGAACTGAATTCTGGAAAGAATACAAAATATTTTCAGCAAATAGCATAGCAAGAATGGATGAGGTTCAATTTACTAGTGATGTAATAATGAACATAGCCGAACCCCTATCATCATATAGCGCAGGGAAGCTTACGAAATATTATGAGAAGCACGATGATGATTTTCCAAAAAGGGATGACGTGCAAAAAAAATTAATAAGAATATTTGATACACTTGTATCGATAAAACCAGAAGTAATTCGAGATACAATATTTAATCGCTCTCCAATTTTATTTTCATTAATAATTTCCCTAGATAATATTAAAAAACATTCAATTGAAAAAATTGAATCTGGTCTAATCGAAATAGATTTAAGATTTGATTCTGACATTCCTGTTTCGAAAAGAGAAAAAGAAGATATTGACTTTTATAATGCTTGCTCAGCCACAACACAAAGTCTTGAAAATCGAAAAACCCGTGTTAACTACATTACGAAATATATTAGTTAA
- a CDS encoding HopJ type III effector protein, translated as MTLEIFKQKLKDTPNSMEFSETMGVIESNYEFTPTAFKNGELQNNAGENSGSCKLFAFAKLQAFTKEETLACFGKFYFDDVLKDLNGTGHQNIRNFMKIGFEGLVFEGEPLKLK; from the coding sequence ATGACTTTAGAAATATTTAAACAAAAATTAAAAGACACACCAAACAGTATGGAGTTTTCAGAAACGATGGGTGTTATAGAATCAAACTACGAGTTTACACCAACCGCTTTTAAAAATGGTGAATTGCAGAACAATGCCGGTGAAAATTCAGGTTCATGTAAATTATTTGCCTTTGCAAAACTGCAAGCTTTTACAAAAGAAGAAACATTAGCGTGTTTCGGGAAATTTTATTTTGATGATGTTTTAAAAGATCTCAATGGTACAGGGCATCAAAACATTAGAAACTTTATGAAAATAGGTTTTGAAGGGTTGGTTTTTGAAGGCGAACCATTAAAACTTAAATAG
- a CDS encoding UDP-2,3-diacylglucosamine diphosphatase: MNIPQGKKVYFASDNHLGAPTAEASRPREKKFVAWLDSIKHDAAAIFLVGDLFDFWFEYKTVVPKGFTRTLGKLAEISDSGIPIYFFVGNHDLWMNGYFQEELNIPVYHKPKEFIFNNKTFFIGHGDGLGPHDKGYKRMKKVFTNSFFKWVFRWVHPDIGVKIAQYLSVKNKLISGDDDAEFLGEDKEWLVQYSKEKLNEKHYNYFVFGHRHLPLEIKLNEHSKYINLGDWIGYYTYGVFDGENLELKEYK; this comes from the coding sequence ATGAATATTCCACAAGGAAAAAAAGTATATTTTGCCTCCGATAACCACCTCGGGGCACCTACAGCTGAAGCGTCACGCCCTCGCGAAAAAAAATTTGTTGCTTGGCTAGACAGCATTAAGCACGATGCCGCTGCTATCTTTTTAGTAGGTGATTTGTTCGATTTTTGGTTTGAGTACAAAACCGTCGTACCCAAAGGGTTTACTAGAACACTAGGTAAACTAGCCGAAATCTCCGACTCTGGAATTCCAATTTACTTTTTTGTTGGTAATCATGATTTATGGATGAATGGATATTTTCAAGAAGAATTAAACATACCCGTTTACCACAAGCCCAAAGAATTTATCTTTAACAACAAAACCTTTTTTATTGGTCACGGCGATGGTTTAGGGCCACACGACAAAGGCTACAAACGCATGAAAAAGGTATTTACCAATTCGTTTTTTAAATGGGTTTTTAGGTGGGTACATCCTGATATTGGCGTTAAAATAGCACAATACTTATCGGTTAAAAACAAATTAATTTCAGGTGACGATGATGCTGAATTTCTGGGTGAAGACAAGGAGTGGTTGGTGCAGTATTCCAAAGAGAAATTAAACGAAAAACATTATAATTATTTTGTATTTGGACACCGCCACCTGCCTTTAGAAATTAAACTTAATGAGCATTCAAAATACATCAACTTGGGCGACTGGATAGGATATTATACTTATGGTGTCTTTGACGGTGAAAATCTTGAATTGAAAGAATACAAATAA